In Nocardia sp. NBC_01327, the genomic stretch TCCGCCAGTACCGGGCCGAAATGTCGCGGCCGGTCGAGGATTTCGACCTCGACAGCGAATGCGAGACGGTACCGCCCGAGGTGCGGCGGAAGAATATCTGACGTTCCACGCTGTTGATCCCGGCCGCAAACACGCCGGGATGACGGGGTTCGAGTCAGAGTCCGGCGGCCGAGACGGTGTGCGCCGCCTCCATGAGCTTCCAGCCCGAAAGCTGAACCGACAGATCGCGTTCGGGGGTGCGCGAGGCGGAGACCGATCCCCCTTCGAAGCGGCCCGCACCCGATACCGCGGGTAGTCGGGCCGGTAATCGCCAGTCCGGGCCGAAGAGCGGGTCGCCCTCCACCTCCAGGCGGTTCTCCCAGGCGGCCGTCGCGGAATTGCGCACGATGGCGGCCGCGGTGCGGCGCGCGTTGACCTGTGCACTCTCCTCACCGGGCAGCATCACCGCCATGAGCGCCAGGTAGCGCACGAGAATGCCGTTGAACAGGCCGCCGTCCCCGCCCCCGCCGCCGATGACCACGCCGCCGCCGACCATATGCTCCTCGATCGCGGCGAGCAGGCGCACCGCGCGCTCGACGTGCCGGGGTTCCCCGGTGCGCACGGCGAGTTCGGTTTCCAGGCCGAGCACCACGCCCTGGCAGTAGCTGTAGACGGGACGCTCGACCTCACCCGAGGGCAGATGGACGCCATCGAAGATGAGGCCGGTTTCCTTGTCGCGCAGGGTGTTGTCGAGCCAGTCGGAGATCTCCTGGGCGCGGGCGTAGCGGCCGAGCCGGGCCATCGCGATACCGACCGGGCCGTTCGCGGGAGCATTGAAGAAATCGGAGTTCCTGCGCCAGGGCACCGCACCGAACTCCGGCTCGAAGCCGTTGTACAGCTCCTTGTCCAGCGCGATCAGCGCGCCGCGGACCTCGGTGACCTGCTGGGTGCGCTCGGCACGCTCCAAAGAGATTGTCAGCCAGGCCATATCGTCGTAGTAGTTATTGGTCCAGCCGGTGAGATTGCGCATCCGCATCCCGTGCGCGATCGACCAGATCCGGCGCTGCCGCACCGGGGTCGGCGCCCGATTGGCCGCATCCACCGCGCAGTCCACCAGATGCGCCTGCCACCAGTAGTGCCAGTTCGCGAAGCCGCGTTCGCGTTTGGTGGCCGGCCACCCCACCACCCCGAGCGCGGTGCCCGGCACCGCCCACAGCGTTCTCAGATGCCGCGAAACGATCGCCGACTCGGCCAGATCGGCACGCTCCGACCAGAGCGCAGCGGTCGGCTCGATATTGCGTCCGGTCCGCGAAGTCATAGGACAAATAGTGCCAGCCGCACGCCCGGTTTCGTGGCTGATTTGTTACCAGGCGTGTGACAGATCCGCATGCTCTCTGATCCAGGCATGCATGGCGATGCCCGCGGCCACGCCCGCATTGATGCTCCGGGTGGAACCGAACTGCGCGATCGACACGGTCAGGACGGCGGCGTCACGTGCGGCATCGGTGACTCCCGGGCCCTCCTGACCGAAGAGCAGCAGGCAATTGCGGGGCAGCCGAGCGGTTTCCAGCGGGACCGAACCGGGGACATTGTCGACCGCGACCACGGTCAGGCCTTCGGACGCGGCGAATTTCAGCAGTTCGGCGGTATCGGCGTGATGGTGGATGTGCTGGTAGCGGTCGGTGACCATGGCCCCGCGGCGGTTCCAGCGCTTGCGGCCGACAATGTGCACGGCGGCCGCGCCGAAGGCATTGGCGGTGCGCACGACCGTGCCGATATTCGCGTCGTGGCCGAAGTTCTCGATGGCCACGTGGAAGGGATGCCGGCGGCTGTCGATATCGGCGATGATGGCCTCGCGGGCCCAATAGCGGTAGGCGTCCACCACATTGCGGCGGTCGCCGTGTGCGAGCAACTCCGGGTCCAGGCGCGGATCCTCCGGTGGTTCGGTGCCGTATTCCTCGCGCCACGGTCCGACCCCGTGCGGATGCTCACCCCATTCGGTGGGACCGGGGGCGAGCGATTCGTCGGCTGTCGGGCGTGAACTCACCTGCGTCATCGTAATGACAGGTCAGGGCGTACCTGCCCGGCCCGTCAGTGGCTGCCGATGATCGCGAACAGAATGATCCCGCCGTAGACCAGGACCGCCAGGCAGAGGATCGCGGTCGCGACGATCCCGCAGATCATTCCGGCCAGCAGATTGCCACGCCCGCCCAGCATGCCGCCCGAAAGCTCCACCTCCCGGCGCGCCCTATGACCCATGACCCACGCGACCGGGCCGAGCAGCAGGGGGACCAGGCACAGGAAGCCGCCGACCAGGCTGATGATCCCGAGCACCATGACCGTCGTCGCCTGCGGGTGATCCGGCGGCCGGAGGGGGTAACCGGGATAACCCTGGTAGCCGTAAGGCGGATAGCTCACCGCACCATGGTATTTCGCGGTATCCCGGAACGACGATTCATGCCGGAGCGCGACAAATCGCACGATGGTCGTGCTGGCCACACCCCGGATCGACGGGTCTGCTCGCTCGTGCTCGGCGCCCGCCGCCAGCCACGATGAGGGTATGAGCGATACGGCAGCCTTCCCCACTATCGTGCTCGATATGCCCGATCCGGAACCCGCGCCGCCGCCGCGCCCCGATCCGGCCGCCATGCTGCGCACCTTCCTGGTGGCACCGTTCCGGGCGCGCACCTGGAAGGAATTCGCCTATCTGATCATCGTCTTCGGGCTCGGCTGCCTCGGCGCGGTCTATCTGGCCTTCGGATTCGCGGGCAGCCTGTACGCGTTCATCGTCCTGATCGGCATTCCGCTGATGGCCTGTGTGATCCTCGGCGGGCGGATCTGGGGCCGGATCTACCGGGTGCTGTCCGCGCTGCTGCTGGGTACGCCGCTGCCGGAGCCGCCCCCGTTCACCTTCCAGCCCGGCATCTGGGGCTGGCTGCGCGGCGCGTTCACCGATCGAACCTCGTGGCGCGCAGTACTTTTCCTGGCCTTCGAATGCGTGCTCGGCATCGGGGTCGGCTATCTGACGCTGATGGTCGTCGCCATGACGGGATTCCTGGCGCTCTCCCCCGTTCCGTGGGCGCTGTTCCATCCCACGAATGTGGATGCCGATGGGGTGGAACACCATTCGCTCATGCAGTTCAACCAGTACTTCGTGGATACCTGGCCGCGCGTGCTCGCCTTCTCGGCGCTGGGTGTGCTCGGCTGCTTCCTGCTGCCGTGGCTGATCCGCGGCGTCTGCGTGCTGCACCGGCTGCTGGGGCAGTGGCTGCTCACGCCCACCGCCCGGGACCGCCGGCTGGTCGAACTGCAGGAGAGTCGCCGCGCGGCGGTCGACGATTCCGCCGCCACCCTGCGCCGGCTGGAACGCGATCTGCACGACGGCACCCAGGCGCGACTGGTCAGCATTGCCATGATGCTCGGCCGCGCCGAGGAACGGCTGGCCACGGGCGGTGACGCCGGTGAACTCATCGCCCAGGCCCGCACCGGCTCCAAGGAGGCGCTGACCGAATTGCGCGAACTGGTGCGCGGCATCCACCCGCCCGCACTGGATCTGGGCCTGGAGGCGGCCCTGGAAACCCTGGCCGCCCGGTGCGCGATACCGGTGGAACTGCGGGTGCTGCTGCCGGTGCGCCCCAGCCCCGCCATCGAGGCCATCGCCTACTTCTCGGTGGCCGAACTACTCACCAATGTGGTGAAACACGCTGGTGCGAATCGGATCTGGGTGGCAGTCCTGCCCACCGGCACGGACGCGCTGATGGTGAGTGTGCGCGACAACGGCCAAGGCGGTGCGCTGCAACCGGCCACCGGTCACGGGGAAGCCGCTGTTGCGGGCGGGCTTTCGGGCCTGGCCGCCCGCGCCCGCTCGGTCGACGGCACCCTGACCGTGGACAGCCCCGGCGGCGGTCCCACCGTCGTGACACTGGTCCTGCCCTTGGCCGGCCCACAGTGAAGGCGTCTGCACGCGTCACACGAGCGGACCGCCGCGACGAAGCGATAGCCGGGCCATGCGCTCCGGCCCCCGACCGTGATCGCACCGAGCGCCCGAGCACCGCATGAACGGCACCGCGGGCGCCGGGCCTGTGCCGTTGCGGGTGGTGATCGCCGAGGACAATGGGATTCTGCGTGATGGGCTGACCGCGCTGCTCACCGAGCGTGGTCATGCGGTGGTCGCGGCGGTGGGTGACGCGGACGGGCTGGCGGCGGCCGTGGGTGCGCACCGTCCCGATGTGGCGGTGGTGGATGTGCGCATGCCGCCGAGCTTCACCGACGAGGGTTTGCTGGCGGCGCTCGCGCTGCGCCGCAGTCATCCCGAAATAGGGGTGCTGGTCTTCTCGCAGTGGATCGAAACGCGCTATGCCACGGAACTTCTCGCCGCCGGTGCGGGCGGGGTGGGCTATCTGCTCAAGGATCGGGTGGCCGATATCGGTGATTTCGTGGATGCCCTGCAGCGGGTCGCGACCGGCGGCACCGCGCTCGATCCGGAGGTGGTGAGTCAGCTGATGGGTGCGGCCCGGCAACAGGATTCGCTGGCCCGGCTCACCCCGCGCGAGCGCGAGGTGCTGGAACTGATGGCGCAGGGCCTGTCCAATTCCGCGCTGGCGCAGGCGCTCACGGTGACCGAGCGGGCGGTGGAGAAGCACATCGGCAATATCTTCACCAAGCTGGAGTTGCCGCCGTCGGATCTGCATCATCGGCGGGTGCTGGCGGTTCTGCGATTGAAGGGGTGAAACGTCGCTGCGGGGTTGCCGGGCGTGAAAGACTGGCGGAATGCGTCGGTCGAGTCCTGCGGTAGCGCTGGCGGAAACAATGAAAGCTGTTGAGTCCTGGCCTGATCACCTGTTGACGCTGGCCGAGTGGTCGGCGTTCCCCGAGGAGCAGCGCGGGCGCTGCCGCGAACTGGTCGACGGGGTACTGGTGCTGGCGCCGCAGCCGCCCCGGCATCAGCTGGCGGTGTGGCGGCTGGCGGCCCAATTGGAACCCGCGCTACCCAGGCGGGTCGCGGCACTGGCCCGCATCGAATTGGTTATCGAACAGGCGCATCCGGCGACCGTCCGCGTGCCCGATGTGCTGGTGGTGGGCGGTGAGGCGGGTGCGGCGCACGCCACCCGGGTACTGCCCCCGGATGTCTTGGCCGCCATAGAGATCGTCTCGCCGGGCTCGCGGCGCACGGATCGGGTCATGAAATTCGCGGAGTACGCGGAGAGCGGTATCGAGCACTACTGGCTGCTCGATACCGAAGGGTCGGTGCGACTGTTCACGTATCGGCTGCGCGACGGCCGCTACGAACCGACCGGTGAGTATTCGGGACAGGTGACCCTCGAGCTCGACGGCATCGTCCTCCCGCTCGATCTGGATGCACTCACCGCACTGCGCACAACAGCCTGACCTCGCCCGATCCGCTACGCGGACGGAGATTCGGGACTATCCTGGAGTCCCGGAAGCCGTGGTTGGAGGGTCTCGATGGACCACGCGCGTATTTTTCGCACTGTGCTCGGCGTGACGGCCGCATATGTCGTCTCACTCTGCATCTGGCTGGCCTGGCTCGAGCCGCTGACTCCGCCCGGCACCGTACCGCTGCAGATTGTCGTGCTGGTCGGCCTGTTCGGCACCTTCCTCGGCCTCGGAATGCTGCTGGCGCAGCAGCCCTCTCGCCAGGATCGCCGGCTCAAACGCTACGGCCTGGAGGGCTGGGCGACCATCGAGGGCGTGTACCCGCTCAGTCGCACCGACCACTGCACCGAGCTCACCGCACTCGATCTGGAACTGGTGGTGCCGGGGTCGGAGACCTATCACGGCAGCATCGTCTTCGATGTCGAACCGGTGGTGCAGCCGAGAATCGCAGTGGGCGGCATACTTTCGATCCGCGTCGATCCGCGCAACCGCGACCGCATCATGCTGTGCCTGTGAGAGCGACCGAGCGGTGGCGCTGAGGACGGTGTGGATCCCGGCCGAAAGCACGCCGGGATGACGAGCGGGCCAGGCGGGACAGCGGG encodes the following:
- a CDS encoding Uma2 family endonuclease; this encodes MKAVESWPDHLLTLAEWSAFPEEQRGRCRELVDGVLVLAPQPPRHQLAVWRLAAQLEPALPRRVAALARIELVIEQAHPATVRVPDVLVVGGEAGAAHATRVLPPDVLAAIEIVSPGSRRTDRVMKFAEYAESGIEHYWLLDTEGSVRLFTYRLRDGRYEPTGEYSGQVTLELDGIVLPLDLDALTALRTTA
- a CDS encoding DUF4190 domain-containing protein, with product MSYPPYGYQGYPGYPLRPPDHPQATTVMVLGIISLVGGFLCLVPLLLGPVAWVMGHRARREVELSGGMLGGRGNLLAGMICGIVATAILCLAVLVYGGIILFAIIGSH
- a CDS encoding sensor histidine kinase produces the protein MSDTAAFPTIVLDMPDPEPAPPPRPDPAAMLRTFLVAPFRARTWKEFAYLIIVFGLGCLGAVYLAFGFAGSLYAFIVLIGIPLMACVILGGRIWGRIYRVLSALLLGTPLPEPPPFTFQPGIWGWLRGAFTDRTSWRAVLFLAFECVLGIGVGYLTLMVVAMTGFLALSPVPWALFHPTNVDADGVEHHSLMQFNQYFVDTWPRVLAFSALGVLGCFLLPWLIRGVCVLHRLLGQWLLTPTARDRRLVELQESRRAAVDDSAATLRRLERDLHDGTQARLVSIAMMLGRAEERLATGGDAGELIAQARTGSKEALTELRELVRGIHPPALDLGLEAALETLAARCAIPVELRVLLPVRPSPAIEAIAYFSVAELLTNVVKHAGANRIWVAVLPTGTDALMVSVRDNGQGGALQPATGHGEAAVAGGLSGLAARARSVDGTLTVDSPGGGPTVVTLVLPLAGPQ
- a CDS encoding TrmH family RNA methyltransferase, producing MSSRPTADESLAPGPTEWGEHPHGVGPWREEYGTEPPEDPRLDPELLAHGDRRNVVDAYRYWAREAIIADIDSRRHPFHVAIENFGHDANIGTVVRTANAFGAAAVHIVGRKRWNRRGAMVTDRYQHIHHHADTAELLKFAASEGLTVVAVDNVPGSVPLETARLPRNCLLLFGQEGPGVTDAARDAAVLTVSIAQFGSTRSINAGVAAGIAMHAWIREHADLSHAW
- a CDS encoding glycoside hydrolase family 76 protein encodes the protein MTSRTGRNIEPTAALWSERADLAESAIVSRHLRTLWAVPGTALGVVGWPATKRERGFANWHYWWQAHLVDCAVDAANRAPTPVRQRRIWSIAHGMRMRNLTGWTNNYYDDMAWLTISLERAERTQQVTEVRGALIALDKELYNGFEPEFGAVPWRRNSDFFNAPANGPVGIAMARLGRYARAQEISDWLDNTLRDKETGLIFDGVHLPSGEVERPVYSYCQGVVLGLETELAVRTGEPRHVERAVRLLAAIEEHMVGGGVVIGGGGGDGGLFNGILVRYLALMAVMLPGEESAQVNARRTAAAIVRNSATAAWENRLEVEGDPLFGPDWRLPARLPAVSGAGRFEGGSVSASRTPERDLSVQLSGWKLMEAAHTVSAAGL
- a CDS encoding response regulator transcription factor, which translates into the protein MNGTAGAGPVPLRVVIAEDNGILRDGLTALLTERGHAVVAAVGDADGLAAAVGAHRPDVAVVDVRMPPSFTDEGLLAALALRRSHPEIGVLVFSQWIETRYATELLAAGAGGVGYLLKDRVADIGDFVDALQRVATGGTALDPEVVSQLMGAARQQDSLARLTPREREVLELMAQGLSNSALAQALTVTERAVEKHIGNIFTKLELPPSDLHHRRVLAVLRLKG